From the uncultured Methanomethylovorans sp. genome, the window CAACCGAATAAAGCTCGGTACTGGTGTCACCAACCCCTACACCAGAAATATAGCAGTAACTGCATCAAGCATTGCCTCCATCAACGAGATATCAGGTGGACGTGCTATTCTTGGCCTTGGCCCAGGCGATAAAGCAACATTTGATGCAATGGGCATCTCATGGGATAAACCTCTTACCACCACAAAAGAAAGCATTCAGGCCCTGCGTACTTTCTTTGAAGGCAAGAAGGTTAGCATGAGCGGTGAAGCTATTAAGTTCAGCGGCGCAAAGATGGCATTTAAGGCAGGCAATGTACCTGTCTATATGGGTGCACAGGGCCCTAAGATGCTGGAACTTGCCGGAGAGGTAGCAGATGGAGTATTGATCAATGCTTCTCACCCCAGAGACTTCGAAGAAGCCGTGAAGCAAATTGCTTCTGGTGCACAGAAGGCTGGCCGCAACCCCAAGGATGTAGATGTTGCAGCTTATGCATGTTTCTCTATTGATAAGGATGCAGCAAAGGCAGTAAACGCTGCAAAAGTAGTTGTTGCATTCATAGTTGCCGGTTCCCCAGACCTGGTTCTTCAGCGCCACGGTATTGATGTAGCCTCAAAGGCAGCTATCGGAGGGGCTATTGCAAAAGGCGATTTCGGTGCCCTAATGGGCGGTATGGTTACCCCTCAGATGATAGATGCGTTCTCTATATGTGGTACACCTGACGACTGCAAGACAAGGATCAATGAACTCCTGGACATAGGCGTTACACAGATCGTTGCTGGCTCTCCGATAGGTCCGGACAAAGAGAAAGCAATAAAGCTCATCGGTAAGGAAATAATCGGATAATTAGGAGGATCTGGATGGTTCATCCAAAGATCTTAGAGGTCATTGAACATGACGTCTGTACTGCTTGTGGGGCATGCGCATCAGCATGCCCTGCCGGTGCTATAATTGTTGACACGAGAGCAGAAGTGCGAGACCCTGACAATCTCGAGTTGTATGAGAAAGGTGCAGCACCTAATGTGTGTGAAGGCTGTTTCACATGTGGAAGGGTTTGCCCTGTAATTGATGGGTATCACGAAGATGAATTTGCCAACGTGAAGGCCTTCTTTGGTGCAAAGAGTCCCATTGCAGGTCAGGATGGAGGTGTAACTTCTCTTATCATCAAAGAGCTGCTCAGAAAAGGTGAGATTGACTGTGTGGTTGGTATCTCCCGAAATGAGAAATGGGAAACAGAACTTGTTCTCATGACAAAGCCCGAGGATGTAGATCAGACACCCGGTACCAAGTATACTTACGATTCAGTATTGCAGGCATTAAAAGAGCCCTTTGCAAAATATGATAAGATAGCCGTTGTGGGTGTTCCCTGCCAGGCTCATGGAGCTCGTCTGATTTCAGAGAATGTCAATGATAAGATAGTTGTTATACTGGGTTTGTTCTGTATGGAAAGTTTCTATCATGATGTAATGCTCAATAAGATAATTCCTGACATAATGAATCTTAAGATCGAAGATGTTGTGAAAATGAATTTCACAAAAGGCAAGTTTTGGTGTCATACAAAGGATGGCCAAGAGCACAGTGTTAAAATCCCCGATGTTGCACCGCATGCAAGGCACCCATGCCACCACTGCTGCGACTACACATCTGTGTCTGCAGATATATCCTTAGGTTCTGTAGGTACTCCGGACGGCTGGAACTCTTTGCTTATACGCACCGATGTGGGTCAGAAATACTTCGATATTGTTAAGGATACGCTGGAGATAATGGAAACCCCTGCTCCTCCTGGACTTGATCTTGTAAAGAAACTGACAAAAATGAAACATGATGCCAACTCAGGCCATTATCTTGAAGTCTGTGAGAAATTCTCATTTGACGATTGTGGCATACGTTGAACAGTTGTGATATATGCACATGAAAAGAGCTTTCTATATAGGGCGTTTTCAACCGTTCCATCTTGGGCACTATTCCACCATTTGCACTATTGCAGAGGAGGTGGATGAGCTGGTAATAGGTATCGGCAGTGCCCAGAAGAGTCATGACCCTGAAAATCCGTTTACTGCGGGTGAAAGGGTTATGATGATAAAACATGCTTTGGAAGATTCGGATGTGAAACATTATGCAATACCTATTGAAGATCTGCAGCGTAATGCTGTATGGGTATCGCACATTGTTTCCATGTCTCCTCCCTTTGATGTAGTGTATTCTAATAATCCTCTTGTGATCCAGCTTTTCAGGGAATCTAATATGAATGTGATGCAGCCTCCCATGTTCAACAGAAAAGGCTACTCTGGAACAGAGATCCGCAAAAAGATGCTTGAAGGCGATGAGTGGCGGCAACTTGTGCCAACTGCTGTAGCTGATGTCATAGACGAGATCGATGGCGTCACAAGGCTTCGCAATGTTTCCACAAAAGACATGGAATAAGTTTAATCTCTATATTTTTCATTACACTTAATAATTGTTTGAAACAAATGCCATATTCACAGCCGCATCTTTTATGAACTGCTGTCTCTATTTATATACAGGTTTATTTTTATCTATAGGAGGTAACGATATGGCAGAGAAGGGAAAACCGCCAGTATTCTGTGAAAAGTATTGCATCATATGTAAAGGAGCAAGAGCAGGTAATGGCATATGCAAGGCTCTACAGAACCTGGAATTGAAGATTTTTGGTAAAACAGGCTGTATTTGGGGTAAAGCGAGGACCAAATTCTATGGGGTCACGCCGGACCGGAAAATACCGGAAAAATCTAAGAAAAAATGAGATTCTAATATCACATTTTTTTGATTATATGCGGCTGCCGGGATTCGAACCCGGGTTCTAGGCTTGGGAAGCCCAGGTCATAGCCACTAAACCACAGCCGCATAATGAAAATAGCAAAAAATATAAGACTTCTTTGATTATAGAGTTTGTGGTGTTAGCCGATTACCTTATTTCAGGCTGTCAGGTTCAATTCCTGCAACATCATGGATAAAAGACGATCTCTAAGAATATCTCTATCTTCATAAGTTGTTTTGAACTCTACACTAATCTTAATTCCATCGCTATCACTGTTGAGATTGAATGTAGGGTCTGTACCCTTCACTCCTTTTCCTTTCTCTCTTATTATTTCAAGTCTGTCAATGATATCAGATGAAATGTTTTCCAAATATAGTTCAAATTCAGCAAAGAACTTGTCACTACCATAGTTTCTAATGGGTTTTTCAATGAAAACCCTGTTAGGTATTTTTGTGTAGTCTGCATATGTATGAGGGGATGCATCAACTACTACGTAGAACATACCTATATGCTTGACCTGTCCTTCCTGCCCAGCTACATTTATATAGTCTCCGATCTTGAATGGCTTCTTGGTTAACAGCATGAACCATATTATATAGGATAGTACAACTTCTCTTATAGCAAATGCAAAACCAGTGGCACTGAGACCTAAAAACAGGGCTACGTTCTGTATCCCTATGCCCATCTCGAGAAAAACGATTACTGTGGCCAATACGTATATTAAAAATATGTATAACTTGCTCAGCAGGATCCTCTCTTCCTGTTGTCCAATGCCTTCAAATTTTTCCATAATGAAGTTAATTGTCAGCCTTATGAACAGTGTAGCTCCCCCAAAGGAGAGCAGGACCACAATTATACCTTCCAATATTTTTAGCAATACCTCAGATACGGGAATCATGTCCTGCCGTCCGGCCATATCGACCGCTATTATTGGAAATATCACTATCAAAAAGAACAGTATCGCCTTATTGAGTTGTTCGTGGGCGAATTTCATCTTTACTTGATTTAATTTTTCTCTGGATGGCCGGAGAATTGAGTCTTTATCCATTGTTGTACCCCTGATATGGTCTATATTATTCACTGATATTTATAATATCTTTAGCAAGGGGACAAACTTAATGCACGTATTTTATGACTGAGCCATATCCTCTGCTTCATACTTGTTAATTATACTCTGGAAGGAGTCAACTACATATTGCAGGTTCTCCCTGCCCACCTGGAAACTGCTCAGTTTGAAGTATTTGGTGAGGCCTGACTTGATCCCATGTATGTTCCGTTCCTTTAGTTCCCTGTACAGGAAGTACCTTCCTTTCTTTGCCTTTTGGGATATTTCATAGAAAACCGGTGCTTCAAAGAACATCAGATCATGGTTATGTGGGTTCTGTCCTTTTTGGATTATTCCCATCTCTTCCAGTTTAGCCGAGAACCAGCGAGCATTCTGTACTTCCTGATCCCAGTTGTTCACTCGTCGTACTACATGAGGGAAAGAGGCTATCATGGTCATAATGGTCGCACCTCTGGCAGTGCATCCCAATAGTTCTATTTCCTTGTTCTTGTTGGTAGGCGACTTCCTAAATACAATGTCGGAATATTCCGCACTGACGCCCAGCAAGCCAATAGGTCCCGATGAAGCCATAGATTTATGGCCGCTGCCTGCAACAAAGTCAGCCCCTAGCTTTTTTGCATCCACAGGCATCCTGCCTACCGCGTATGCACCATTTAGAAGCAGTGGTACATCGTAGTCATGGCAGATCTTAGAAATACGTTGCACGCCAGTGATATTCCCATAATTTCCGTCAGGATAGGTTACCAGAGCCAAAGCCGGTGATTTACCTGTTTCCTTTATTACTTCTTCAATAGCTGTGGCATATCCTTCTACATCTGTCATATATTCCGGACTGCCACTATGAGGTACTTTCTTTATGTTAAGCCGGGCACGCTGAGCGGCAACTACGGATGAATAGTGTGCAACTTCGTCCATCACCACATAATCTCCTTCCTGTGCAATGGAGTGCATTACCGCAAACTTTGCTTCCCTTGCTCCATGTGTGATCCTCACAGCATCTACATTCAAGAATTCTGGCAGTGCACTATGTACGAATTCTTCTATTGGTGGCTTTTTTATAAGGTCCAGCACACCACCACAGAAGTCGCAGACTGAATATCCATCTCCCCACTCAAGCAAGGCTTGCCTGGCATCCTCAGTTAACTTGCCTGCTGTCTGCAAGGGGTCTATGTTGATCGCATCTTTAGGTTCACGCGGAATAAATCCGAACTTCTTTAGTGCTGCTTCATCAAGTACCATTGTATGCCCTCTGTTTTCAAAGAAGTTTTTAACTCAATATGTATAGTATCAATATTCCCTATGGGGGATTTCGAAAAACCCCGGTATTTGAACTTATCTTATCTCATTTATAAACAATGGCCGGAAGCAATAGGTTTATCAAAATCCTCTATGATTTAACTGTAAATTTTTTTCATCAACCATGCCATATTTTGTCCCAGGGTTCGCATTGTACGGATGCCTTCTTCATCTTTTTGTACATCTCCCGGAACACCTCCAACACCTATGTTCCAGTAGCTTGAACCTGGTATGATCATTTGACTGATGGTAAAGAAATTGTTCATGGTGGTGAAAGCATGGAGCGAACCTGCCCTGCGTACTGCTACTACAGATGCACCTACTTTACGTTTGAGCAGATCACCATTGGCTTTTGATACAAAGCCAGCTCTGTCTATAAGAGCTTTCATTTCTGTAGTTATGTCGGTAAAGTATGTGGGAGAAGCTAGGATAATGCCATCTGCATCTACCATTTTCCTGATGCATTCATTGACGAAATCATCATCAAAAATGCATTTCATATCCTTATTCTGGTAGCATTTCATGCATGCAGTACATCCTATGGTCCTTTTTCCTCCAATATACACAAGTTCGGTTTCAATTCCTTCTTTTTCCAGTTCTTCAAAGACATATTTTATGAGCGTTGCAGTGTTGCCTTCTTTTCTTGGACTACCGTTAAATGCCACCACTTTCATGATATTTCATCTCCTAATTCGTTTGACTACTTGCTTACAGATCACCAAGCAATTCAAATTGATAAATAGCGAATATCAATGCTAAATATTAGAAAAGAACAAATGTCGTGGAAATTATTATACTTCCACGGCTTTGCCAAAAACGCTAAGGAACTCTTCACATCGTGAAGCAAGTACTTCTGCAGCTTCTTTTATAATTATTATCGGATCTGTGCCATCTGTTTTTATATATAGTATTGGTTCACTTATAGACACATGTTTCATGTCATAAGAAGCAGTATGTATTCTTGCGTCTTCCAGTAACACAGATTTCAGCATATTAAGAAGAGTATGCGTCTCGCCTTTTATTTCAAGGTGCATCTCATCTTCTGTCTTGTCTATGATTTTTAGTTCCATGGACTTCACCCATATAACCTACATTTCTATTTTATACAATTCCAGTTCCGTAATCAGATGAAAGTTTACGTCTTTCCACTCTTCCACATTCTGGGCATTTAAGTTTGTTATCGTCCTTAACCATAACAGTACGGCAGTTGGAGCACTGAGCTTTCATTACGCCAAGTTCCTTCTCTGCGGTACTAAGCCGCATGTTCTCAGTGTTCAGAACCTTTGCTTTAATTATATCTCCTACCGCAAATTCCTCGTCTAGTCTCTTGCAGTAGGAATCTTTAACATTTGATACATGCACGGCAGCAGTTCCTACTTTCTTGAATTCACGCTCTCCTTCACCTTTTATGGCAGCGATCTCAACAAGAGCGACACTTTCTCTAAGTCCTATTATGGCACCAATTACAATATTACCAATGGCAATAGACGGTGGATACTTGGTGCTTGGTACGACAGATATAATGCGTGATTTCTTATTTACTTTCAAAACACCCGTAGAGGCGGCATGGATATCTGCAACATGCAGGAACGTCCCTACACCTGGACTAAACTCTTCAGTCGTACCAATAATCTCTCCAGGCATAACAAAAACCATTTCCCCTTCATCCATGTTCTCTTCCTCTTTCTCTTTCTTCGAAGGCTTTACACTGCTGCGTCTAGGCGCTTTGACAACTCTAGTTGCCTCCACTCTCTTTTCCTCGGTCACCTTTTGATCCATTTTTTCTGGCAACCGTATACTTTCTGATTCCTCGCCTGAGCCTTTAATCATCCTGCGTGAAACCTTTTTTCTATTCCTTATCCGAATAAGAATCCCTCATGATGAAATTAGATTGATATAATTGAACGCCAGTTTGCAAGACATATGTTTCCCGCTATATAAAGCAGTTGCAAACTTGGGCAGATTATATGCTGCCATCACACCGGACTATCCGGTAGATCTCAACCTTAACCAATTCTACATCTTTTTTATGAAATTTAAATGTTCGTTTTATAGGAAAACCGGTTTCATACCAATCACTAATAGTTGCAGGTTCTATGAAACTCTTAATGAATCTGTAACTTCCGCAATTGTGTACAGAATATGTCACATCTGCAACTCTCAGGGCTGTCGAAAGGAAAGGCCTATCATTACCCTTGGACTGTGCTCCAAAAGGCGGATTCATTATAACAGTATCTGCATGTTCCGGTACACCCGAGATATCACATTGCACAAACTCCACATCAATTTCCATCATGGATGCGTTCTGTCTTGCTATCTCCAGAGCACTGGGGTCAAGATCAAAACCAACAACTTTCTCTGCACCTAAAAGCTTTGCACCAATGGCAAGGATACCGGTGCCACATCCTAGGTCATATACCGTACCTTGCAGATCGCCATGCATGAATGCAAAATGCAATACTTCTGCAGCTATGGGGGCGGGTGTAGCATATTGCTCAAGGTTGACATCGGGTTTTTCAAATCCCTTTACCTTTTCCAGCATAATTTCAAGTTTTCTCTGCTTCATTTTATGACCTGCAATTTTCAGGTTGTGATCTCATCAAATACCAAATCTTCCCATTCTTTCTCGCCAAGCACTATCTCAAGTTCCGGGGGAGTAAGCATTGGAGCATTGAAGCGGCCAACTTCATCAATAGCAAGCCTTGGACATGCAGTGTTTACAAAAGCATCCACTTTGAACTGTAGTAACTGGTCAGGGGTCACAAGATCCATCATTATAATATGGGCATCTTTACCATGCTTACGTGCCATTTCCTGCAACTTCAGGGCAAGTGTCATACGTTTCTGTCCGGGTTTAGAACATACGATTATTCCAAAAAGATTAGCATCCAGGGATTTTCCAATGACGGCACTGCGTTGTTTAAGGACCTTTGAAATGTCCAGTTCTCTTATCTCATTTACAAAGGGGTCAGCTATTAGAACTCTTCTTCCTGTAGATAATGCCACACCCATGGGGTGGAAATAACCACTGCCTATATACAGATATTCATCACACAGCTCAGTCCTTGCTGAGGAAAAATTACATCCTAGTACCTGTCCAGGGTATGCTATTTTTGCATCTCCCTTTCCGATTACGCACACTTTGCCATGGGATTGCAAAATTTCACATGCTTTCAGAAGCTTATGCACATGCTGAACCGTGGTAATGAGGCCGATCCTCTGACCCTTAAGCATTTCTAGAGACTTATTCACCACTTCCTCTACTCCAGCATTGGACCTGACCTCAATGAAATACACATTTCTTACATAACTGCTGTCATCAAGCACAGCATGTCCAAAATGGAACAGTATATCCACCTGACGTACAAGATCAACATCCACATCACATGCCCCAAAACATGGATTACCGGATATCAATATCTGCGCATTTGTTTCTTCTTCGATCTCGCGAGCTATTCCTGTAGCTCTGCGCTTAAAGCCCTCAGGGAACTGTAAGCCCACTATCTTTGCATTTGTATCTCTTATTATGCTAATTATCCTTGCTATCTGGAAATCAAATGCCTCAGTGTCTGCCAACCTAGTCCTCCAGTATATGCACACCATGCTCATCTACATCTATGCGCACAAGTGTTGTCACTTCTATGCCTTCTTTTCGAAGAGTTTCAATCCCTTCTCCGCGTTCAATGACAACAAAGATACCTGCAATTATGGCTCCAATATTCTTCAGTGCCTTTACCAGCGCCAACAAAGTACCGCCTGTACTGATCACGTCATCAATAATGAGTACTCTGTCACCTTTTTTTATTCCATTAATGTACAGTTCACCTTTAGAATAACCAGTATTCTGAGAAAGGAGCACCTCTCCATCCAATTCGTACTTCCTTTTACGGACAATAGCAAAAGGTATATCGGTCATCAAAGAGACGGTGGTAGCCAGCGGAATGCCCATAGCTTCAATGGTTAGTATTCTGTCCACATCCAGATCCGCTCTTTCCATAATGAACTCAGCTATCTCTTCTAGAAGTTCCGGTTCAAGTGCAGGAACTCCATCAGAGATAGGATGGATAAAATAACTATAATCTCCCCTTTTCACTATGGGAATGCCTTTGAATGAATTTTGTAATATCTCTAGCATCTGAAATACCCCTTAATTAGATTGCCACATATATGTATACACCTATAAAAGAGTCTACACAGGAAAATGAGGCATTGTTTGAAATGTTATTATTCAAGTGGAAATCTTATCTAACAACCTCAATAGTCTAAAGTATCTATCACAAATCTGGCAAGAGCCGTACCTTTCTCCACATTTTTCATCAGCGTATCTGCAATAAGTATTTTGCATGCAGCATCCTTGAGAGCAGATATGCCGTAAGTATCCCTTTCATCCAATATCATTATGTCGAGGATATCTCCGTAACAATCGACAACACCGGCAGAGGATACCTCTAAACCTCTTGCAGCCATCAACTTTCCTGCAGGGCCGCTTACTGGTTCCTTTCCAATAATAGGGCTTACTGCGATAACAGTTTTCTTTCTCAATATTTCTCTCATCCGTTTCAGGGCAAGTATAGGTCCGATGCTTGTGATGGGGTTACTGGGTCCTATAAGCACATATTCTTCCTTTTCCAGTGCTTCAAGGACAGCAGGTGAAATGGTAGCTTTTTCTATGTCTTCCTGAACCACTTCTATAACTTCAGGTTTACCATGCTCCTTTATCCAGAATTCCTGGAAATGCATTTTCCCAGCAGGTGTTGTCACCATCGTCTTCACAGGGTCATCTGACATGGGTAGTATCTTTGAGCGTATGCCAAAAGCTCTTGCAAGTTCCAGTGTTGCTTCTGTGAGAGAATAACCTGCTCTTAAAAGGTCAGAACGCATGATATTTGTAGCACGGTCCTGGTCGCCAAGCATCATGGTTTCGTTATATCCTAGGGATCTGAGGGCCCCATAGGTCATGAAAGTATCATTTTTAATACCCCACCACTTAGCAATATCAAGTTTTCCGGAAAATAGGTATAGAACTGTATCTATGTCCGGTGTTACGAGGTTTCCTGATATCCACATGTCCTCTGCAGTATTCACAACAACAGTGATTTCCTCTTCAGGTAATATGCTCCTCAGTCCTTCAAGGAGCTTGGGAGTTCCGGTCCCACCGGAAAGTATGAGCATGTATGTCCTCGGATAGTCCTTATATAAATTAGTTATGATAGAGGAACAGCATTATAGGATGAGGGGATATTTAAACAATATGAATGTTGTTCGTGATCCTATTCACGGTTACATCGAACTCGATGAGCTTACGCTTTCTCTTATAGATACCCCTCCTATGCAGCGCCTGCGCAGAATAAGACAACTTGGGCTTTCAAACCTTGTGTATCCAGGTGCCAACCATACGCGTTTTGAGCATTCTCTGGGTGTAATGCATCTTGCGACCACTCTGACAAGGCAGATAGACTCAGTCTCCCAACAGGAGAAGGATGAACTAAGAGCTGCAGCCCTGCTACATGACATAGGGCATGGTCCCCTCTCTCATGTATCTGAGAGCTTTATAACGCAGTATACGCGCCAGAAACATGAAGATATACTTCACTTGCTGCGCAAGGGCGAGATTGCTGAAATATTGGAAAAACATGATCTAAATCCTACTATCATCCAGAATCATATCAAAGGCGAGACAGATTTGGGAAAGATCCTGAGCAGTGAGATCGATGTTGATCGTATGGATTATCTGGTAAGGGATTCATATTATACCGGGGTTGCATTCGGGTTGGTGGATCATGTGAGGCTGATTCATGAGATGCATTTCTATGAAGATAAGCTGGTAGTAGGTTCAGGCGGCGTAAAAGCTGCGGAATCTTTGCTTGTTTCCAGATTTCTCATGCATCCATCTGTTTACTATCATCATGTTTCACGTATAGCGGAAACAATGTGCATTCGGGCTATTGAGGAACTTATTCATAATAATGCGATCAATCCTACGGAACTGCGGCAGATGGATGATGCGCATCTATTACATATAATGCGTTCAAGTGATGGATATGCTCGTGACCTTACGCAACGCCTTGATGAACGCAGACTTTACAAGAGAGCTTTATATGTAGGTTTCGAGGAGGTTACAGAAGGCGTTTTGAAACACAGGGGCAACATACGCAGGATAGAGGCTGAAATAGCATCTATGGCTGGTATTGAACCCACAGATGTGCTCATAGATATACCTCGTTCTCCGGAGATCCCTGAACTTAAGGCACTTGTGAAGCTCAACGGCAAGATGGTAAGACTGGACGAGGCTTCTTATATAGTGGCTACTCTTGAGCAGGCTCACTGGGATAACTGGAAGATGGGTGTTTACACGCCAAAGGAGTTCCGTGAGAAAGTGGGGAAAGCTGCAAAGGAGTTCTTTGAGGTTAAGAAGACCACAAAGCAGTTCAGGCTCACGGAGCTGTGATCATGATCGAGATCAAAAAAGAAGTTGGAAGAGTGCAGCTTCTTCTAAAAGGCGAGTCTGTAGGCAAGGATTTGTTTTTTGTACTATCAGGGGGCAGAGAACACATAGGTGCGGTTGCGATGGGTATTTATGACAAGGAAAGTTGCCGTGCTTCATCTTCGGTGATCAGCGTACCTGGGCACAGGGAAGATGAAATTGCCCTGCAAGGAGCAAGAAAGGTTAGCGCTGTTACGCAGAGCACAACGGTATTTATGGTCGGTATTCACGTAGATACCATAACTGTTGATGAGATCCAAACCATTGTAAAGGCTTCCGATAAAATGATAGACGAGCTTATTGAGGTCATAAGATGAGCAAAATGGAAATAGTAGTTGGCATAAGTGGGGCATCAGGGTCTATTTACGGCATAAGGCTGCTTGAGATACTTTCCAGCATGGACATAGTCACGCAC encodes:
- a CDS encoding HD domain-containing protein, yielding MNVVRDPIHGYIELDELTLSLIDTPPMQRLRRIRQLGLSNLVYPGANHTRFEHSLGVMHLATTLTRQIDSVSQQEKDELRAAALLHDIGHGPLSHVSESFITQYTRQKHEDILHLLRKGEIAEILEKHDLNPTIIQNHIKGETDLGKILSSEIDVDRMDYLVRDSYYTGVAFGLVDHVRLIHEMHFYEDKLVVGSGGVKAAESLLVSRFLMHPSVYYHHVSRIAETMCIRAIEELIHNNAINPTELRQMDDAHLLHIMRSSDGYARDLTQRLDERRLYKRALYVGFEEVTEGVLKHRGNIRRIEAEIASMAGIEPTDVLIDIPRSPEIPELKALVKLNGKMVRLDEASYIVATLEQAHWDNWKMGVYTPKEFREKVGKAAKEFFEVKKTTKQFRLTEL